In the Ipomoea triloba cultivar NCNSP0323 chromosome 6, ASM357664v1 genome, one interval contains:
- the LOC116022344 gene encoding uncharacterized protein LOC116022344, whose translation MPPEPSPWDRKDFFRERKHERSELLGGGGGGGASGFGGGARWREHPLNHHHYSSSRWVPDFRSRYPPGHGKQGGWHLYQEEPAHGFMVSRSSEKILEDDSGRPSGSRGEGKYSRNGRENSRGSFGQRDWRCHSWETTSPNGPGRLNETNDQRLVDGTMNCHSSQPQSEYVNSRDQSHSRDQNNKSGTNGLGSTGQRVERENSLGSIEWKPLKWTRSGSLSSRGSFSHSNSSKSTGQESNETKAEMHPKNLTPIQSPSGDATACVTSSAPMEETNSRKKPRLGWGEGLAKYEKKKVEGPDDSAIKNCTVNSGNNLEANHSNPVILADKSPQVAGSSDCASPATPSSVACSSSPGLEEKQFVKATHADQDSGDIIGSPCAVSLSHPEDIVFNLEDLDLTKISNLNTKINELLQSDARSFNDSGYIRSTALNKLLVWKNDVSKVVEKTELEIDMLENELKSLNSGTENRCPAPSASSSLPKECESKPFEDQGATPNVSNRLISLEISSFGDTNMGTIHDAPGAEDVKVKILDIDSPGSATSKLVEVTSTDKNVSVSEEKIVEALVMTDVTDCRYLEVENALPSSEEENANEISTCEETSQMIAGDHRSLSDGNLNCSGDDFYNLIFAANKESANRAAEVLNSLLPANGCSFDISRASSSLLVVDPAIKEKVIKRKKHQQFKEKILALKFKVFHHLWKEDTNMLSLRKFRAKSQRKFDLSLRPVHIGHQKHRLSSRSRPSSAVGNLNLLPSSELLNFTSRLLSDSKVKVYRSTERMPALILDKKEKMISRFISNNGLVEDPCSSEKERLMINPWTSEEREIFIDKLATFGKDFSKIASFLDHKTTADCIEFYYKNHKSDCFAKTKRKPGYTKQGKSTYLVASGGKRWNREVNAVSLDILGAASAAVAANVDDEIGFQKCTSKYLLGVTSETKMPRHDELDVSNSLDVCNSDRETVAADVLAGICGSLSSEAMSSCITSSIDPSDGYHEWKYQKVSSSTRRPLTPEVTQSVDDETCSDESCGEMDPTDWTDEEKLMFIQAVSSYGKDFTMISRFVKTRSRDQCKIFFSKARKCLGLDTISPQPGNVVREDANGGGSDAEDACLLETDSSVCIKESGIKVESPNMKLNQELDLAEGMDVKPDLNSSEDNGDNGTGDLDSIDTELMSNHMSPNACDMDKQEIESDMDIKNEANVVVQGAGNVISSSFQSEPDVDKSGDECLPDKNCSDANAGEGDDVAKNSTEESRDNLAPLPECSLNVKSGLQLAGYDTSTIADTSSGMDDISGCHTKGDSESDSRLKSDVSSLQVSPPMQSLSQDSAVIACAASNGKLTNLDLGSVGDLKHLKSSGVSEQHISEHIESPQIIGNYVLPESIAKENGDFGCKSSASSVQGLPKGDRNTQSARFKTGDCVLRKCSSSPHGSSITEQPFPNQRQTQSSSSSEVGKPSRNGDVKLFGQILTKPSSQQNSQWREETTTQHPKVNNSKSFGVNDGIPAAAPGKFECNNFRGSENLPVRSYGYWDGNRIQTGFSSLPDSTILLAKYPAAFVNYAMPSTKMEQPPTSFHAVVKSSERNLNGVPVYPREISSSNGVAADFQVYRSREVQPFALDMKQRPEVSFSEMQRRSAGFDVVSGMQQQARGRLGINVVGRGGILVGGGQCTGVSDPVAAIKMHYAKVEQFGGQGGSMMREEDTWRGKGEIGR comes from the exons ATGCCGCCGGAGCCGTCGCCTTGGGATCGGAAGGACTTCTTCAGGGAGAGGAAGCACGAGCGGTCGGAATTGCTCGGAGGTGGTGGAGGGGGCGGCGCCAGTGGTTTTGGAGGTGGAGCCAGATGGAGGGAGCATCCCTTGAACCACCACCACTATAGCTCGTCTCGCTGGGTGCCGGATTTCCGCTCCAGATATCCTCCTG GTCACGGTAAGCAGGGTGGTTGGCACCTTTATCAGGAAGAACCGGCACATGGCTTCATGGTGTCGAGATCCAGTGAAAAGATTCTAGAAGATGATAGTGGTCGGCCTTCTGGTTCACGAGGGGAGGGAAAGTATAGCAGAAACGGCAGGGAAAATAGTAGAGGGTCATTTGGTCAAAGGGATTGGCGATGCCATTCTTGGGAGACCACGTCACCTAATGGCCCAGGAAGATTGAATGAGACAAATGATCAGAGGTTGGTGGATGGAACGATGAACTGCCATTCTTCTCAACCTCAGTCTGAGTATGTCAATTCACGAGATCAATCTCACTCTAGAGATCAGAATAACAAGAGTGGTACAAATGGATTGGGAAGCACTGGCCAGAGGGTTGAGAGGGAGAATTCACTGGGATCAATAGAATGGAAGCCTCTCAAATGGACACGCTCTGGAAGTTTGTCTTCACGGGGTTCCTTTAGCCATTCAAACAGCTCCAAGAGCACTGGACAGGAGTCTAATGAAACAAAGGCAGAGATGCACCCCAAAAATTTGACTCCTATCCAGTCCCCTTCTGGAGATGCAACTGCCTGTGTCACATCATCTGCTCCAATGGAAGAGACTAATTCGCGTAAGAAGCCACGCCTTGGTTGGGGTGAGGGGCTGGCAAAATATGAGAAGAAGAAGGTTGAAGGCCCTGATGACAGTGCAATCAAGAATTGTACAGTTAATTCTGGTAACAATTTGGAAGCTAATCATTCTAATCCTGTAATCCTGGCAGATAAAAGTCCTCAAGTTGCAGGTTCCTCTGACTGTGCATCTCCTGCTACTCCTTCATCTGTTGCTTGTAGTTCTTCGCCAG GGCTTGAGGAGAAACAGTTTGTGAAAGCAACGCATGCTGATCAAGACTCGGGTGATATAATTGGATCTCCCTGTGCTGTCTCACTTAGTCATCCTGAGGATATAGTGTTTAACTTAGAGGATTTGGACCTCACaaaaatctccaatttgaaCACTAAAATCAATGAATTGCTACAATCTGATGCTCGAAGTTTTAATGATAGTGGTTACATAAGATCCACTGCACTAAACAAGTTGCTTGTATGGAAAAATGATGTTTCGAAGGTTGTAGAGAAAACTGAATTAGAAATTGATATGCTTGAAAATGAACTGAAGTCGTTGAATTCTGGAACTGAAAATAGGTGCCCTGCTCCATCTGCTTCCAGTTCTCTCCCAAAGGAGTGTGAGTCAAAACCTTTTGAAGATCAAGGTGCTACCCCCAATGTGTCCAATAGACTTATTTCTTTAGAAATTAGTTCGTTTGGAGACACAAATATGGGTACGATACATGATGCACCTGGAGCTGAAGATGTCAAAGTTAAAATTTTGGATATTGATAGTCCTGGTAGTGCAACATCTAAGCTTGTTGAAGTGACTTCCACTGACAAGAATGTATCTGTCTCTGAAGAAAAAATTGTTGAAGCTTTAGTGATGACAGATGTTACTGACTGTAGATATTTGGAAGTAGAAAATGCATTGCCTAGCTCGGAAGAGGAAAATGCAAATGAAATATCTACCTGTGAAGAGACTTCTCAAATGATTGCTGGTGACCATCGATCTCTTTCTGATGGCAATCTAAATTGTAGTGGAGatgatttttataatttaatatttgcTGCCAACAAGGAATCTGCAAATAGAGCAGCTGAAGTATTGAACAGTTTATTGCCAGCAAATGGTTGTAGTTTTGATATTTCAAGAGCATCTAGTTCTTTGTTGGTAGTTGACCCTGCAATTAAAGAGAAAGTTATCAAGAGGAAGAAGCACCAGCAATTTAAGGAGAAAATTCTTGCACTCAAGTTCAAGGTCTTTCATCATCTATGGAAGGAAGATACCAACATGCTTTCCTTAAGAAAATTCCGTGCGAAGTCTCAGAGAAAGTTTGATTTGAGCCTAAGGCCTGTGCATATTGGCCATCAAAAGCACCGCTTGTCTTCTCGCTCACGACCTTCTTCTGCTG TTGGGAATTTAAATTTGTTGCCATCATCAgaattattaaatttcacaaGCAGATTACTCTCAGATTCCAAAGTGAAGGTCTACAGGAGTACAGAAAGAATGCCAGCTTTGATTTTAGATAAAAAGGAGAAGATGATTTCAAGATTCATTTCAAATAATGGTTTGGTGGAAGATCCCTGCTCTTCTGAAAAAGAGAGGTTAATGATTAATCCTTGGACATCAgaggagagagaaatattcATTGATAAGCTTGCTACATTTGGGAAAGACTTCAGCAAAATTGCCTCTTTTCTTGATCACAAAACAACTGCTGACTGCATAGAATTTTACTATAAGAATCACAAGTCAGACTGTTTTGCAAAAACCAAGAGGAAGCCAGGTTATACAAAACAAGGAAAATCTACCTACCTTGTCGCATCAGGAGGGAAAAGATGGAATCGTGAAGTTAATGCTGTTTCCCTTGACATATTAGGTGCGGCATCTGCTGCTGTTGCAGCCAATGTTGATGATGAGATTGGATTTCAGAAGTGTACCTCTAAATACCTTCTTGGGGTTACAAGTGAAACCAAAATGCCAAGACATGATGAATTGGATGTGTCAAACAGTCTTGATGTATGCAACAGTGACAGAGAGACTGTGGCTGCTGATGTATTGGCTGGTATATGTGGTTCCCTATCATCTGAAGCTATGAGTTCCTGCATTACAAGTTCTATTGACCCCAGTGATGGTTACCATGAGTGGAAATACCAGAAGGTGAGTTCTTCAACCAGAAGGCCTTTGACTCCTGAGGTTACACAGAGTGTTGATGACGAAACCTGTTCTGATGAAAGTTGTGGGGAGATGGATCCTACTGATTGGACTGATGAGGAGAAACTTATGTTCATTCAGGCTGTCTCGTCCTATGGGAAAGACTTTACCATGATCTCAAGATTTGTCAAAACAAGATCTAGGGATCAGTGCAAGATCTTCTTCAGCAAGGCCAGGAAGTGTCTTGGACTTGATACAATTAGTCCTCAGCCTGGGAATGTGGTTAGAGAGGATGCTAATGGAGGTGGAAGTGATGCTGAGGATGCCTGTTTACTAGAAACTGACTCCTCCGTATGTATCAAGGAATCGGGAATCAAGGTGGAATCCCCAAATATGAAGTTGAACCAAGAACTAGATTTAGCAGAGGGAATGGATGTTAAGCCTGACCTTAACAGCTCTGAAGATAATGGGGATAATGGGACTGGAGACCTGGATTCTATAGATACTGAACTTATGTCTAACCATATGAGCCCCAATGCATGTGATATGGATAAGCAGGAGATAGAATCTGACATGGATATTAAGAATGAGGCTAATGTAGTTGTGCAGGGTGCTGGAAATGTGATCTCATCCTCATTTCAAAGTGAACCAGATGTTGATAAGTCTGGTGATGAGTGTCTGCCTGACAAAAATTGTTCTGATGCTAATGCGGGAGAAGGAGATGATGTTGCAAAGAATTCAACTGAAGAATCAAGGGATAATTTAGCTCCATTGCCAGAATGTAGTTTGAATGTTAAATCTGGGCTTCAACTAGCTGGATATGATACTTCCACCATCGCTGATACTAGTTCTGGAATGGATGATATATCTGGATGTCACACCAAGGGCGACTCTGAATCAGACTCCAGACTGAAGTCTGATGTCAGCTCTCTGCAGGTGTCACCTCCAATGCAATCACTGTCTCAAGATTCTGCTGTTATTGCATGTGCCGCTTCTAATGGTAAGCTAACAAATCTTGATCTCGGAAGTGTTGGTGATCTGAAGCATCTGAAATCTTCTGGGGTTTCTGAGCAGCATATATCAGAACATATTGAATCCCCGCAAATAATTGGGAATTATGTGTTACCTGAGTCAATCGCAAAAGAGAATGGAGATTTTGGTTGCAAGAGTTCAGCTTCATCAGTTCAGGGCCTCCCTAAAGGCGATAGGAATACCCAGTCAGCTAGGTTCAAAACTGGTGATTGTGTTCTTCGAAAGTGTAGTAGTTCACCGCATGGCAGTTCGATTACTGAGCAGCCATTCCCTAACCAACGACAGACACAGAGTAGTAGTTCTTCAGAGGTGGGAAAACCTAGCAGGAATGGTGATGTTAAGTTGTTTGGTCAAATTCTTACCAAACCCTCATCTCAGCAGAATTCACAATGGAGGGAGGAGACAACCACGCAGCATCCTAAGGTCAACAACAGCAAGTCATTTGGTGTGAATGATGGTATTCCTGCAGCAGCACCAGGCAAATTTGAGTGCAACAACTTTCGTGGCTCTGAGAATCTTCCTGTGAGGAGTTATGGTTATTGGGATGGGAATAGAATACAAACTGGGTTTTCCAGTTTGCCTGATTCTACCATCCTGCTGGCAAAGTATCCTGCTGCTTTCGTAAATTATGCAATGCCATCAACTAAAATGGAGCAACCCCCTACTTCTTTTCATGCAGTTGTAAAAAGTAGCGAAAGGAATTTGAATGGCGTACCTGTTTATCCTAGAGAAATAAGTAGCAGCAACGGGGTAGCAGCAGATTTTCAGGTATACAGAAGTCGGGAGGTGCAGCCTTTCGCCCTGGACATGAA
- the LOC116022402 gene encoding probable E3 ubiquitin-protein ligase HIP1: MEHRQPTNSFSTFGNGQSHNQNYISEQPFTATGRFAALGGGSIVHPGPGDVLASSEDQHWNSRGRVHQYHYSSSSMEAAHFPPQISGPPYVPFPQSSVAGNLCIPGSNVLHSRHHDRLTDEFDGNLADHPQCIQSGRFKRKRSCISGHCERGSSSRFYDVGSSSRSPGMLRPIQENENIPSNHTGFPHRSSSISINADESWRNVRSRYRCDSGHDADRSHMPNYTSIQYQSTTHPANYSGISNTRSLTVGSSTGDLNSVAYGRNSHPDSGGSTHETNPSYFGGGAADISAHHVGGFSSGNFNSSSHYVPGFAQDARESHTSYSGRILPPNGNNLSHPQLGYAAASTENGMHSSAEMFSFRHMRALAVEGRRNRPQHGRFGVTDERFRSLSSLADAHDRMRPEPYMFEQQSFSDGPRSLFDEYVGMRLDVDSMSYEELLALGERIGSVNTGLSEDMISKCITAKAFGSSNGEDKRCAICLEVYEKKDEIGSLMKCGHDYHVSCISKWLSMKNACPICKSAALIMDDNNN, translated from the exons ATGGAGCATAGACAACCTACAAATTCATTCAGTACATTTGGAAATGGCCAGAGtcataatcaaaattatatttcagAGCAACCTTTTACTGCCACAG GAAGATTTGCTGCTTTAGGTGGTGGCTCTATTGTCCATCCTGGACCTGGAGATGTCCTGGCAAGCAGTGAAGACCAACACTGGAATTCCAGAGGCAGAGTACATCAATATCATTATTCAAGTTCTAGCATGGAAGCAGCTCATTTTCCCCCACAGATTTCAGGCCCTCCTTATGTGCCTTTTCCACAATCATCGGTTGCTGGCAACTTATGTATACCTGGGAGTAATGTCTTGCACTCTAGGCACCATGACAGATTAACTGATGAATTTGATGGTAATCTTGCTGATCATCCACAATGCATCCAAAGTGGACGGTTCAAAAGGAAAAGATCCTGCATTTCTGGACACTGTGAGAGAGGCAGCAGTAGCAGATTTTATGATGTTGGAAGCTCCTCCAGATCTCCTGGGATGTTGAGACCAATTCAAGAAAATGAGAACATCCCTTCAAATCACACAGGCTTTCCCCATAGAAGTAGTAGCATCTCTATTAATGCTGATGAATCATGGAGGAATGTAAGAAGTCGATATAGGTGTGACTCGGGACACGATGCAGATAGAAGCCATATGCCGAATTACACTTCTATTCAGTATCAATCTACAACCCATCCAGCAAACTACTCAGGCATCAGCAATACCAGAAGTCTTACAGTTGGTTCGAGCACTGGAGATTTGAATTCAGTTGCATATGGAAGGAATTCTCATCCAG ATTCTGGTGGCTCAACTCATGAGACAAATCCATCATATTTTGGAGGAGGTGCTGCTGACATTAGTGCACACCATGTTGGTGGCTTTTCAAGTGGAAATTTTAATTCATCTTCACATTATGTTCCGGGGTTTGCTCAGGATGCAAGGGAAAGCCACACTAGTTACTCTGGAAGAATATTACCCCCGAATGGTAATAATTTGAGCCACCCACAGCTAGGCTATGCTGCAGCTTCCACTGAAAATGGCATGCATTCTTCTGCTGAAATGTTTTCCTTCAGACATATGAGGGCACTTGCTGTTGAAGGGCGGCGCAATCGCCCTCAGCATGGAAGATTTGGTGTTACTGATGAGAGATTCCGTTCACTTTCTAGTCTGGCGGATGCTCATGATAGAATGAGACCTGAG CCATACATGTTTGAACAACAATCCTTTTCTGATGGTCCCCGAAGTTTGTTTGATGAGTATGTAGGCATGAGGCTAGATGTCGACAGCATGAGTTATGAG GAACTGCTTGCCCTAGGAGAAAGAATAGGGAGTGTGAATACAGGCTTATCTGAAGATATGATTTCCAAGTGCATCACAGCAAAAGCCTTTGGTTCATCTAACGGCGAGGACAAAAGATGTGCCATTTGCCTT GAGGTTTACGAGAAGAAGGATGAAATTGGGAGTCTGATGAAGTGTGGACATGATTACCATGTGAGTTGCATCAGCAAGTGGTTGTCAATGAAAAATGCGTGCCCAATTTGTAAATCTGCTGCTCTTATTATGGATGACAACAACAATTAG
- the LOC116022966 gene encoding serine carboxypeptidase-like 27, which translates to MNCPLHSWLPALCWVFLLLGGCYCLSDRDQERDRISSLPGQPQNVDFSQYSGYVTVNEQAGRALFYWLIESPESQNPDERPLLLWLNGGPGCSSIAYGAAEEIGPFHINADGKTLYLNPYSWNKLANLLFLESPAGVGFSYSNTTSDLFTAGDQRTAEDAYIFLVKWFERFPQYKHRDFYISGESYAGHYVPQLSQIIYRRNKGIKNPVINFKGFLVGNAVTDDYHDYIGTFEYWWTHGLISDATYKFLGIACDLGSATHPSRDCIIALDIAYQEQGAIDPYSIYTRPCPYTSSLRRNLRGHHPLMSRAYDPCTENYAQIYFNLPEVQKAFHANVTQVPYKWQTCSDIVGIYWADSPLSMLPIYRELIAAGLRIWVFSGDTDSVVPVTATRYSIDALNLSTVTNWYPWYINTKVGGWSQVYEGLTLVTVTGAGHEVPLHRPLEAYILLRSYLENKPMPS; encoded by the exons ATGAACTGCCCTTTGCACTCATGGTTACCTGCACTTTGTTGGGTGTTTCTTTTGCTGGGTGGTTGTTACTGTTTGAGTGATAGAGATCAAGAGAGAGATAGGATATCATCTTTGCCAGGGCAGCCGCAAAATGTTGATTTCTCGCAGTACTCCGGCTATGTGACAGTGAATGAACAAGCTGGGAGGGCACTGTTTTACTGGTTGATTGAGTCTCCGGAAAGCCAGAATCCTGATGAAAGGCCACTCCTTTTGTGGCTCAATGGAGGGCCTGGGTGTTCTTCTATAGCTTATGGAGCTGCTGAGGAGATTGGGCCGTTTCACATTAATGCTGATGGGAAGACTCTTTACCTCAACCCTTATTCGTGGAACAAGT TGGCAAACCTGCTTTTTCTTGAATCACCAGCTGGTGTTGGTTTCTCATACTCAAATACAACCTCAGATTTGTTTACTGCAGGCGATCAGAGAACGG CTGAAGATGCATACATATTTCTTGTCAAGTGGTTTGAAAGATTTCCTCAGTACAAGCATAGAGATTTTTACATTTCTGGAGAAAGTTATGCAG GGCACTATGTTCCACAGCTATCTCAAATTATCTACCGCAGAAACAAAGGAATCAAGAATCCCGTTATTAATTTTAAGGGCTTCTTG GTTGGGAATGCTGTTACGGATGATTACCATGACTATATTGGCACATTTGAGTATTGGTGGACACATGGCTTGATTTCAGATGCTACGTACAAGTTTCTTGGTATAGCCTGTGACTTGGGATCAGCTACACACCCTTCAAGGGATTGCATTATAGCTCTTGACATTGCATATCAAGAGCAGGGAGCGATTGACCCTTATAGCATATATACTCGCCCCTGCCCTTATACATCATCACTTCGTCGCAACTTAAGGGGCCATCAT CCATTGATGTCCAGAGCATATGATCCATGCACAGAGAATTATgctcaaatttattttaatctacCGGAAGTTCAAAAGGCATTTCATGCCAATGTAACTCAAGTTCCCTATAAATGGCAAACATGCAG TGATATTGTTGGTATCTACTGGGCAGATTCTCCTCTATCAATGCTTCCTATTTATCGAGAACTCATAGCAGCTGGTCTCAGGATATGGGTATTCAG CGGGGATACTGATTCAGTGGTTCCTGTAACTGCTACTCGGTACTCCATTGATGCTTTGAACCTTTCAACTGTCACCAACTGGTATCCTTGGTATATCAACACAAAG GTTGGGGGATGGAGTCAAGTGTATGAAGGGCTGACTCTTGTGACTGTAACTGGCGCTGGGCACGAGGTGCCTCTACATCGCCCCCTAGAAGCGTATATTCTTTTGAGATCATATCTGGAGAACAAGCCCATGCCAAGCTAA